From a single Raphanus sativus cultivar WK10039 chromosome 3, ASM80110v3, whole genome shotgun sequence genomic region:
- the LOC108845171 gene encoding uncharacterized protein LOC108845171, whose product MGKTKSTAQQGQPSEIKKHAEPELSRRSLSDGEPEPTPPRNNQPVSSFRLEVTEELESFNTAHEKAPSEESDEHQGTSAPEIRTLRRIPSNVALPNVPIRDGGPGDKDESPLPLVLVDEEKNLSEAESESAKKMEEENKDEEVVSLWSESEDASVKKGRKKLVLKRLGLHSSKQQKTGEANTPTQSHILSAEDAAKSPFLAKEAVVSARVQSKNASEQSVEVIPCPLKKRYDQFLKRKVIAKRLVDKKEIDQWGYLAVIRKGSMESTVSSLGVYVEQVVAEFYAGLPNTRTEADNEEVAVTVQGHLYKFSSSVINGALDLDPLTEENEEAEMTLDEASATKLVSFLTDNTRKEWDSLTTADLTPCFGALMIIAAHNWIPSTHKTHVSLDRARLIYKMAHGVRVDMGKMIFKQIINLGVIHRNDSRWLIFPRLIMGLLQEKYPVPSHTGDKIDRPIAYKKDKRVGEIYEQRKAKVKVHVRADPKIISAKTTRLPSPAPPASTPSSRTGPSRVSVYELG is encoded by the exons ATGGGAAAAACAAAGAGCACAGCTCAGCAAGGTCAACCCTCCGAAATCAAGAAGCATGCAGAACCTGAACTTAGTCGAAGGTCACTCTCTGATGGCGAACCTGAACCGACTCCACCGAGGAATAATCAACCGGTGTCATCATTTCGTTTGGAGGTTACTGAAGAACTTGAATCCTTCAATACGGCTCATGAAAAGGCTCCATCGGAGGAAAGTGATGAACACCAAGGAACATCTGCTCCTGAG ATCCGAACCCTCAGAAGGATTCCTTCAAATGTTGCATTGCCCAATGTTCCGATCCGAGACGGAGGTCCTGGTGACAAAGATGAGTCCCCTCTACCTCTTGTGCTAGTAGACGAGGAGAAGAATCTGAGTGAAGCTGAGTCTGAATCAGCTAAGAAAATGGAGGAAGAGAACAAAGATGAAGAAGTTGTGTCTTTGTGGTCTGAATCTGAGGATGCTTCAGTTAAGAAAGGAAGAAAGAAGCTTGTTCTGAAGCGACTAGGGTTGCATTCTTCGAAACAGCAAAAGACAGGTGAGGCAAATACACCAACTCAATCGCATATTCTTTCAGCGGAAGATGCAGCCAAGTCTCCATTTTTGGCTAAGGAAGCAGTTGTCTCAGCTCGTGTACAATCAAAGAATGCTAGTGAACAGAGTGTTGAGGTCATTCCTTGTCCTCTCAAGAAGAGGTATGATCAGTTTCTGAAACGTAAGGTTATTGCTAAACGACTGGTGGATAAGAAGGAAATTGATCAGTGGGGCTATCTAGCTGTAATCAGAAAGGGTTCAATGGAATCGACTGTCTCCTCTCTTGGTGTATATGTTGAGCAAGTGGTGGCAGAGTTTTATGCTGGTCTGCCTAACACAAGGACTGAAGCAGATAATGAGGAAGTGGCTGTCACAGTTCAAGGACACTTGTACAAGTTCTCGTCTTCTGTCATCAATGGGGCTTTGGATTTGGATCCACTCACAGAGGAAAATGAGGAAGCAGAAATGACCTTGGATGAAGCATCTGCAACGAAGTTGGTGTCGTTTCTTACTGATAACACTAGGAAGGAGTGGGATAGCCTTACTACAGCTGATCTCACACCGTGTTTTGGAGCTCTCATGATCATTGCTGCTCATAACTGGATTCCATCTACGCACAAGACTCATGTGTCTCTTGACAGAGCAAGATTGATCTACAAAATGGCTCATGGAGTTCGTGTAGACATGGGGAAGATGATATTCAAGCAGATCATCAATCTTGGTGTCATTCACCGAAATGACTCTCGCTGGCTGATCTTCCCTCGATTGATCATGGGACTTCTTCAAGAGAAGTATCCAGTTCCATCTCACACCGGTGACAAGATTGATCGTCCTATTGCTTACAAGAAGGATAAACGGGTGGGAGAAATCTATGAGCAGCGTAAGGCTAAAGTAAAGGTACATGTCAGAGCTGATCCAAAAATAATTTCTGCTAAGACAACGCGTCTTCCATCTCCCGCTCCACCGGCTTCTACACCTAGTTCCAGAACTGGACCATCCAGAGTCTCTGTCTACGAGCTTGGATAA